One genomic segment of Sorex araneus isolate mSorAra2 chromosome X, mSorAra2.pri, whole genome shotgun sequence includes these proteins:
- the DYNLT3 gene encoding dynein light chain Tctex-type 3: protein MEEYHRPGEEVGFSAEEAHNIVRECIDSVLSGEDYNQNSINQWTAAIVEQSLAHLVKLGKAYKYIVTCAVVQKSAYGFHTASSCFWDTTSDGTCTVRWENRTMNCIVNVFAVAIVL from the exons ATGGAGGAGTATCACCGGCCCGGCGAAGAG GTTGGCTTCAGTGCGGAGGAAGCACACAATATTGTTAGAGAG TGCATAGACAGCGTTTTGTCTGGTGAAGATTACAACCAGAACAGCATCAATCAGTGGACCGCAGCAATTGTGGAACAATCCTTAGCTCATTTGGTCAAGCTGGGGAAAGCTTATAAATACATTG tgaCCTGTGCGGTGGTCCAGAAGAGTGCCTATGGCTTTCATACTGCCAGTTCATGCTTTTGGGATACTACGTCTGATG gAACCTGCACTGTAAGATGGGAGAATCGAACCATGAACTGCATCGTTAATGTCTTTGCTGTTGCTATTGTTCTGTAA